GGTGGCCTCCGCCTCGGCCAGGCACGTGCGCGCCACGGTCGTGCACTCGGCCAGCCCGCCCTCCTCCGCGCGCAGCCCGGCGCCCCGCGCCCGGTACCGGTTGGCCAGGTCGTGCTCGCCGCACGCGACCAGCCGGTCGATCGCCACCTCCAGCTCGGCCAGCACCTCCGCCTTCGGCCGCACGTGCCCGCCGGCGATCGCCCGCCGCGCCGCGACCAGCGCGCCGAGCGACTCGGGCAGCAGCGGGTCCAGGTCCTCGGGCAACGACCGCAGCAGCCGCATCCCGAGCAGGAACTCGCCGTGGTCGAACGCGTCGCACACCTGCTGCGCCAGCTCGACCGGGTCGGCGACCGCGACCGGCTCGTCGGCGAGGTCGTCCGGGTCCGGGGAGCGCCGGCCGACGGGGGCGACCGGCACGGCCAGCGGCACCGGGATCGTGTCCGGCGCCGCCAGGACCCGCCGGACGTCGGTGCTCACCGCGTCGCTGCCGTTGCGCCGGTCGAACCGGGCGGCGATCTCCAGCGCCCGGGCCTCCAGCAGCTCGCGCAGCTCGGGCGCGGACATCACGGTGGTCCGCCCCTCCTGCGGCACGGCGAACTCCTCGTCCGACGACACCCGGCTGAGCAGCAGCGCCGCCCGCGCGGTGAACTCCATGGCCCGCAACGGGCTGGTGGAGTGGTGCACCCGGTGCAGGTGGCCGCGCAGCAGCTCGACGCCGCGCCGCACGTTGCCGGTCGTCGCGCAGAACTCCAGGTGCTCGTCCAGGTAGGAGCTGACCAGGTCGTCGCGCACCAGCCGGTGCGCCACCACGTGCGCCTGCCGCGCCCGGTCCACGTCGCCCAGCCGCACGAACGCGAACGCCAGCGTGGTCAGGATGCCCTGGGGCTGGGTCGCGCAGCCCGTCTCCTGCTCCAGCTGGTGCTCGGCGTGCGCGACGGCCTCGGCGTGCCTGCCCTGCCGGATCAGGTGCCCGGCCTGCTCCTCGACGACGCACGCCTCGCAGTCGCTCATCGGCCCGCGGTCCATCGCCAGGTACCGGGCGAAGTGCTCCCGGTAGGCGGCCTCGTCGCCCACGTGCTCGGCCAGGTCGGCGCGCGCGCCGTGCACCGGCTGCATCGAGTACCCGAGCCGCTGGTAGCGCTCGGCGAGCTGGTCGATGAACGAGCCGATCTGCTCCAGCGTGAACCGCGGGTCGGCGATCAGGCCGCTGACGATCCACTTGTGCGCCCAGTCGAAGCTGTGCGTCTCCCACTCGTCGAACGCCGTGGGGTCGCGCTTCTCCGCCGCGCCGCACCAGGCGAACGGCGCCAGCATCAGGTCGTAGCGGCCCAGGTCGTAGGCGGAGCGGATCAGCGCGATCCGGCAGCTCACCGCGAGCGGCAGGTGGTCGAGGGCGTCGGCGGCCCGCGCCGCGCGCTCCAGCGCCTCGTGCCGCGCCATGCCCTCGGGCATGTGGTACGCCTCGACGAACTGCCGCTCGGCGGCTTCCTTCTCCTCGTTCACAGGTCATCCCCCACAGCGCGGTCCAGCAGTTCCAGGAACGAGCGGTTCAGCGCCGCGGTGTCCTTCGGGCGCATCGGACGCCGTGCCTGCAGCAGGGCGTGCACGTACAGCGATTCGACGGTCAGCTCCACCAGCGCCGGGTCGGTCAGCTGCGCCAGCCGCCGGACCAGCGGGTTGCGGCAGTTGAGCACGAGCCGCTGGGCCGCGTCCGACGACGAGGACGCGACCAGGCTGCCCAGCAGCTCCGCCCACAGCGGGTCGGCCTGCTCGCCGGCCTGCTGCGCGTCCCGCCGCCGCTCGCCCTCCACGTTCGTGACCAGCAGCGCGGGCAGCGAGCCGGGGTCGAAGTCGCGCGGCACGGCCTCGCAGTCGTGGCGCTGCAGCACGTCCTCGGCCAGCGCGAGGCGTTCGCGCAGCGCGCGCTCCAGCTCGTCGTCCGGGTCGCCGAGCGCGGCCAGCACCTCGGTCGGCGCGACCCTGCGGGCGGCGGTGGGGCCGTCCAGCGCGACCAGCCGCTCCACGATCTCGACGTCGTAGGCGTAGCCCGTGTTGACCAGGCCCATGCCCTGGGCGTGCGCGACCGGCGCGAGCTGGCGGAACTCGTCCACGTCGGGCACGTGCGCGACGGTGCCGTGCTTGCGGCGGAACTGGCGCAGCGACTGCGGGCCGTCGGTGGTCTCGAACGGCAGCCAGCGCTCGACCAGCCGCAGCATCTCGTCGTCCGCCCTGGCCAGCGACTTGATGCCGAGGTGGTGGGCGTCGAGCAGGGCGCGGGTGCGGTCGGGGTTGGTCGCGTCGAGCCGGACCAGCCAGTCGCGGACCTGGCGGCCGAGCTCCTCGCGGACGGCGAGCAGCGTCTCGTCCTGGTAGAGCGATTCGCGGCTGGCGGTGGGGCGCAGCGACGTCGAGTCGACCACGCAGCGGACGAAGTACGCCCACTCCGGCAGCAGGCCCTCGATGGCCTCGCCGACCAGCATCCGCTTCAGGTAGACGCGGTGGGACTGGCGGGCGCCGGGGTGCACGCCGCTGGGCAGCACGTAGGCGACGCCCCTGAGGCCGACGGTCGGCACCTCGACCGGGATCGCGTCGAACGGCTCCACGCCCAGCACGCGGGCGCCGTACGCCGTCGCGTCCTCGACCCACGGCAGCTCGCCGTGCGTGACGACGTCGTCGCCGACCCGGACGGTGACCGGCAGCAGCTCGCCGTACTCGGTGACGAGCGCCTTCACCACGTCGTGCTCCAGCCAGTGCTCGGAGTCGCGGTGCGGGACCAGCTCGATGGTGGTGCCGACCCCGGCGCGCGCGGTGTCGTCCACCTCGACCTCGTAGTTGCCCGCCGCGTCGGCCGTCCAGCGCACCGCGGGGCCGCCCCGGGCGGACCGGCTGACCAGGCGGATGCGCTCGGCGACGAGGAACGCCGACAGCAGGCCGACGCCGAACTGGCCGAGGAAGCCCTGGCGGGCGAAGCCGAGGTCGTCGCGCTTGGACGTGCGGCCGAGCGTGGAGAGCAGGTCGTGCACCTCCCGCTCGGTGAGGCCGATGCCGGTGTCGGAGATGCGGAAGGTGCCGCCGGAGGACCCGACCGGCTCGATCACGACCTCGCCCGGCGCGTCCGGTTGGAGCGCGCGGCGGGCGGTGATCGCGTCCACCGCGTTCTGCAGCAGCTCGCGCGCGTACACGCGGGGGCTGCTGTAGAGGTGGTGGCTGAGCAGGTCGATGATCCCGCGCAGGTCGACACCGAAGGTGTGTGCCATGGGACTGGAGCCACCTCGGGTCAAGGTCACGTGGGGACGGACGATTCTAGGTACGGCCTGGCGGCTTGTGACCCGGTTTTCCGCTGTTCGCCCGCCGGGGTCCGCTCGCTGGGGCAAGAGTGCCACGACCTACCGACAATCCCGGTCGCGATCGGTCGACGGCCCCGGTCCCGCGGACCCGCGGAATGGCGGTCCGGAGCTGTGGGACGTCGTTCCCCGGTCACGCGATCGGCCGATGGGAGTCACGGGGAGCAGCCCGAACGGGCAGTGCCGCCGGCGGGTCTCGGCCGATCACCTAGGATCGGTCCGCCGCTCCGCGTGCCTCGCGGAGGGCTGACCACCTGTGTCCGTGACGGGAGCTGTCCACCAACCATGTCCGGAGCCAACGACCCGTACGACCCCAAGCAGGTCGCGGCGCTCTCCCCGGAAGCGCTCGACTCGGCGGTCGAGCAGGCTCGTGAGGCGTTCGCGAAGGCGGCCGACCTCGACGAGCTGGCCGCGGTGAAGCCGAGCCACCTGGGCGACCGCTCCCCGGTCCTGCTGGCCCGCCGCGAGATCGGCGCGCTGCCGCCGGCCGCGAAGGCCGAGGCGGGCAAGCGGGTGAACGAGGCGCAGAACGCGGTCAAGGCCGCGTTCGAGGAGCGCCGCTCCCGGCTGCAGGCCGAGCGCGACGACCGGGTGCTGCGCGAGGAGGCGGTGGACGTCACGCTGCCGTGGGACCGGGTGACCCGCGGCGCGCGCCACCCCATCTCGACGCTCGCCGAGCGCATCGCCGACGTCTTCGTGGCCATGGGCTACGAGGTGGCGGAGGGCCCGGAGCTGGAGACCGAGTGGTTCAACTTCGACGCGTTGAACTTCGGCAAGGACCACCCGGCCCGCACCATGCAGGACACGTTCTACGTGGCGCCCGCCGACTCGGGCCTGGTGCTGCGCACGCACACCAGCCCGGTGCAGGCGCGCACCCTGCTCGACCGCGAGCCGCCGGTCTACGTGGTCTGCCCCGGCCGCACGTTCCGCACCGACGAGCTGGACGCCACCCACACCCCGGTCTTCCACCAGGTCGAGGGCCTGGCCGTGGACAAGGGCCTGACCATGGCGCACCTGAAGGGCACGCTCGACGCGTTCGCCCGCGCCATGTTCGGCGAGGACTCCCGGACCCGCCTGCGCCCGAGCTTCTTCCCGTTCACCGAGCCGTCCGCCGAGGTGGACGTCTGGTTCCCGGAGAAGAAGGGCGGCGCGGGCTGGGTCGAGTGGGGCGGCTGCGGCATGGTCAACCCCAACGTGCTGCGCAACTGCGGCGTCGACCCGGAGGTGTACTCCGGGTTCGCGTTCGGCATGGGCCTGGAGCGCACGCTGCAGTTCCGCAACGGACTGCCGGACATGCGCGACATGGTCGAAGGCGATGTCCGCTTCACCCAGCCATTCGGAACGGAGGCCTGACCGGTGCGCATTCCGGTTACCTGGCTGGTCGAGAACCTCGAGTTCGCCGAGACGCCCACGCCCGACCAGCTCGCCGAGGCGTTCGTCCGGATCGGCATCGAGGTCGAGGACGTCCACGAGCTCGACACGGTCACCGGCCCGCTCGTCGCGGGTCGCGTGGTCGAGATCGAGGAGCTGACCGAGTTCAAGAAGCCGATCCGCTACTGCCAGGTCGAGGTCGGCCCGGACCGGGTCAACGGCATCGTCTGCGGCGCGTCGAACTTCCAGGAGGGCGACACGGTCGTGGTGGCGCTGCCCGGCGCGGTGCTGCCCGGCGACTTCACCATCTCCGCCCGCAAGACCTACGGCCGCACCAGCGAAGGCATGATCTGCTCGGCCGCCGAACTGGGCCTGGGCGACGACCACTCGGGGATCATGGTGCTGCCCAGCGGCACCGCGCAGCCCGGTGACGACGCGCTGGAACTGCTCGGCCTCGGCGACACGGTGATCGAGGTCGCGCCGACGCCCGACCGCGGCTACGCGTTCTCGGTGCGCGGCCTGGCCCGCGAGATCGCCTGCGCGTTCGACGTGCCCTACCTCGACCCCGGCACGGCCGAGGTGCCCGAGGGCGAGGGCGAGGTGCTGCCGGTCCGGATCGAGGACGAGGGCGCGTGCTCGCGGTTCGTGGCCCGCCGCGTCACCGGCGTCGACCCGACCGCGCCGACGCCGTGGTGGATGCGCCGGCGGCTGATGCTGGCCGGCATCCGGTCGATCTCGCTGCCGGTGGACGTCACCAACTACGTGATGCTGGAACTGGGCCAGCCGCTGCACGCGTTCGACGCGTCGTCGGTCAAGGGCGGCCTGGTGGTGCGGCGCGCGGCGGCGGGGGAGAAGCTGACCACGCTGGACGAGCAGGTCCGCGCGCTGGACCCGGACGACGTCGTGATCGCCGACGACAGCGGCGTGATCTCGCTGGCCGGCGTGATGGGCGGCGCGAGCACCGAGGTCGGCGCGACCAGCTCGGACATCCTGCTGGAGGCGGCGAACTGGGACCCGGCGTCGATCGCCCGCACCGTGCGCAGGCACAAGCTGCCCAGCGAGGCGGCGAAGCGGTTCGAGCGCACGGTGGACCCGGCGCTGGCGCCGGTCGCGCTGGAGCGCGCGGCCCGGCTGCTGGACATGTTCGGCGACGGCAGCATCAAGCCCGGCCGCACGGACGTCGGCGCGCCCGCGCAGCCCGCGCCGGTGTCGATGCCGATCAACCTGCCCGACCGGGTCGCCGGGGTGAACTACGCCCGCGGCGTGACCGCGCGCAGGCTCGGCCAGATCGGCTGCCAGGTCGAGGTCACCACCGGTGACGACGGCACGACCATGGTCACCGCGATCCCGCCGACCTGGCGCGCGGACCTGACCCAGCCCGCGGACCTGGTGGAGGAGGTGCTGCGGCTGGAGGGCTACGACACGATCCCGTCCACGCTGCCGCCCGCGCCCGCCGGTCGCGGGTTGACCGAGCAGCAGCGCCGCCGCCGCACGGTGTCGCGCGCGCTGGCGGAGAACGGGTTCGTCGAGGTCAAGCCGTTCCCGTTCGTGGCGCCGTCGGTGTTCGACGCGCTCGGGCTGGCCGCGGACGACGTGCGGCGCAACGCGGTGAGCGTGCTGAACCCGCTGGAGGCGGACAAGCACGCGCTGGCCACCACGCTGGTGCCGGGGCTGCTGGAGGCGGTGCAGCGCAACCTGGCCCGCGGCCAGAAGGACCTCGCGGTCTACGCGGTCGCGCAGGTCACGCTGCCGCGCACGCAGCAGGCGCCGGTGCCCGAGGTGGGCGTCGGCGACCGGCCGTCGGAGGCGCAGGTGGCGTCGCTGCTGGCGGCGCTGCCGCAGCAGCCGGTGCACGTGGCGGCCGTGCTGGCGGGCCACCGCGAGCGGACCGGCTGGTGGGGCAAGGGCCGGCAGGCGGACTGGGCGGACGCGGTGCAGGCCGCGCGGCTGGTCGGCCAGGCGTACGGGGTGGAGCTGACCGTCGTCGCCTCCGACCTGCCGCCGTGGCACCCGGGCCGGTGCGCCGAGCTGCGGGTCGGCGACTGGCCGGTGGGCCACGCGGGCGAGCTGCACCCGAAGGTCGTGGAGGCGCTGGGGCTGCCCAAGCGGACCGTGGCGATGGAGCTGGACCTCGACGCGCTGCCGTTGAGCGACAACCGGCCCGCGCCGGTCGTGTCGGCGTACCCGCCGGTGCTGCTGGACGTGGCCGTGGTCGTGCCCGCGGAGGTGCCCGCCGAGCAGGTGGCGCGGGCGCTGCGCGGTGGCGGCGGGGCGCTGCTGGAGGACATCCGGCTGTTCGACGTCTACACCGGCGACCAGGTCGGCGACGGCAAGCGGTCGCTGGCGTACTCGCTGCGGTTCCGCGCGCCCGACCGCACGCTGACCGTCGAGGAGGCGACAGCGGCGCGCGACGCGGCCGTGGCCGCCGCCGCGGAGCGGTTCGGCGCGGTGCTCAGAGGCTGAGGGAGACGTCCCGGACCCGCATTGCTGCGGGTCCGGGACTACGCCGGCCGGGTGAACCACTCGGTGGACGGCACGAGGTGAACGTGCAGATCAGGATGCGTCGCTCGACGTGTCAAGAGGTCCA
This genomic window from Saccharothrix sp. HUAS TT1 contains:
- a CDS encoding HSP90 family protein; protein product: MAHTFGVDLRGIIDLLSHHLYSSPRVYARELLQNAVDAITARRALQPDAPGEVVIEPVGSSGGTFRISDTGIGLTEREVHDLLSTLGRTSKRDDLGFARQGFLGQFGVGLLSAFLVAERIRLVSRSARGGPAVRWTADAAGNYEVEVDDTARAGVGTTIELVPHRDSEHWLEHDVVKALVTEYGELLPVTVRVGDDVVTHGELPWVEDATAYGARVLGVEPFDAIPVEVPTVGLRGVAYVLPSGVHPGARQSHRVYLKRMLVGEAIEGLLPEWAYFVRCVVDSTSLRPTASRESLYQDETLLAVREELGRQVRDWLVRLDATNPDRTRALLDAHHLGIKSLARADDEMLRLVERWLPFETTDGPQSLRQFRRKHGTVAHVPDVDEFRQLAPVAHAQGMGLVNTGYAYDVEIVERLVALDGPTAARRVAPTEVLAALGDPDDELERALRERLALAEDVLQRHDCEAVPRDFDPGSLPALLVTNVEGERRRDAQQAGEQADPLWAELLGSLVASSSSDAAQRLVLNCRNPLVRRLAQLTDPALVELTVESLYVHALLQARRPMRPKDTAALNRSFLELLDRAVGDDL
- the pheS gene encoding phenylalanine--tRNA ligase subunit alpha, which codes for MSGANDPYDPKQVAALSPEALDSAVEQAREAFAKAADLDELAAVKPSHLGDRSPVLLARREIGALPPAAKAEAGKRVNEAQNAVKAAFEERRSRLQAERDDRVLREEAVDVTLPWDRVTRGARHPISTLAERIADVFVAMGYEVAEGPELETEWFNFDALNFGKDHPARTMQDTFYVAPADSGLVLRTHTSPVQARTLLDREPPVYVVCPGRTFRTDELDATHTPVFHQVEGLAVDKGLTMAHLKGTLDAFARAMFGEDSRTRLRPSFFPFTEPSAEVDVWFPEKKGGAGWVEWGGCGMVNPNVLRNCGVDPEVYSGFAFGMGLERTLQFRNGLPDMRDMVEGDVRFTQPFGTEA
- the pheT gene encoding phenylalanine--tRNA ligase subunit beta, which codes for MRIPVTWLVENLEFAETPTPDQLAEAFVRIGIEVEDVHELDTVTGPLVAGRVVEIEELTEFKKPIRYCQVEVGPDRVNGIVCGASNFQEGDTVVVALPGAVLPGDFTISARKTYGRTSEGMICSAAELGLGDDHSGIMVLPSGTAQPGDDALELLGLGDTVIEVAPTPDRGYAFSVRGLAREIACAFDVPYLDPGTAEVPEGEGEVLPVRIEDEGACSRFVARRVTGVDPTAPTPWWMRRRLMLAGIRSISLPVDVTNYVMLELGQPLHAFDASSVKGGLVVRRAAAGEKLTTLDEQVRALDPDDVVIADDSGVISLAGVMGGASTEVGATSSDILLEAANWDPASIARTVRRHKLPSEAAKRFERTVDPALAPVALERAARLLDMFGDGSIKPGRTDVGAPAQPAPVSMPINLPDRVAGVNYARGVTARRLGQIGCQVEVTTGDDGTTMVTAIPPTWRADLTQPADLVEEVLRLEGYDTIPSTLPPAPAGRGLTEQQRRRRTVSRALAENGFVEVKPFPFVAPSVFDALGLAADDVRRNAVSVLNPLEADKHALATTLVPGLLEAVQRNLARGQKDLAVYAVAQVTLPRTQQAPVPEVGVGDRPSEAQVASLLAALPQQPVHVAAVLAGHRERTGWWGKGRQADWADAVQAARLVGQAYGVELTVVASDLPPWHPGRCAELRVGDWPVGHAGELHPKVVEALGLPKRTVAMELDLDALPLSDNRPAPVVSAYPPVLLDVAVVVPAEVPAEQVARALRGGGGALLEDIRLFDVYTGDQVGDGKRSLAYSLRFRAPDRTLTVEEATAARDAAVAAAAERFGAVLRG